Proteins from a genomic interval of Micromonospora sp. NBC_00389:
- a CDS encoding acyl-CoA thioesterase has product MTNAVADQPTVQFGHVEHVTVHFDDLDAMGILHNARYAVLLERALTPYWTERGLAYRGSATPPDLFHAVREFTITYRTPIAATGPVAVHFWLEHFGTSSAEYAFQFRSVDGDTVHAEGRRAIVRLDPATLRPTPWTEAARAVATTLLRPTA; this is encoded by the coding sequence ATGACCAACGCCGTCGCCGACCAGCCCACCGTCCAGTTCGGGCACGTCGAGCACGTCACGGTGCACTTCGACGACCTCGACGCGATGGGCATCCTGCACAACGCGCGGTACGCGGTGCTGCTGGAACGGGCCCTGACTCCATACTGGACCGAGCGAGGGCTGGCCTACCGGGGCAGCGCCACCCCGCCTGACTTGTTCCACGCGGTCCGCGAGTTCACCATCACCTATCGGACGCCGATCGCCGCCACCGGCCCGGTGGCGGTGCACTTCTGGCTCGAACACTTCGGCACCAGCAGCGCCGAGTACGCCTTCCAGTTCCGCTCCGTCGACGGCGACACGGTGCACGCCGAGGGACGGCGGGCGATCGTCCGCCTCGACCCGGCGACGCTGCGGCCCACGCCGTGGACCGAGGCTGCCCGGGCGGTGGCCACCACCCTGCTCCGCCCCACCGCCTGA
- a CDS encoding nucleoside deaminase, giving the protein MRRALEVAVTGPAVDDAGAVDVDDVPVGAVLYGPDGTELAIGRNERELTGDPTAHAEVLALRRGAERAGRWRLDDCTLVVTLEPCTMCAGALVLARVSTVVFGAWEPKTGAAGSLWDVLRDRRLNHRPEVYGGVLEAETAAVLRAFFR; this is encoded by the coding sequence ATGCGCCGTGCCCTGGAGGTCGCTGTCACCGGTCCGGCCGTCGACGACGCGGGTGCCGTCGACGTGGACGATGTGCCGGTGGGCGCGGTGCTCTACGGCCCGGACGGCACCGAGTTGGCGATCGGGCGCAACGAGCGGGAGCTGACCGGCGACCCCACCGCGCATGCCGAGGTGTTGGCACTGCGCCGGGGTGCCGAGCGGGCCGGCCGGTGGCGGCTGGACGACTGCACCCTGGTGGTCACCCTGGAGCCGTGCACCATGTGTGCGGGGGCGCTGGTGCTGGCCCGGGTCTCCACCGTCGTCTTCGGCGCCTGGGAGCCGAAGACCGGCGCGGCCGGTTCGCTCTGGGACGTGCTGCGCGACCGTCGCCTCAACCACCGCCCGGAGGTCTACGGCGGTGTGCTGGAGGCCGAGACCGCGGCCGTCCTGCGCGCCTTCTTCCGCTGA
- a CDS encoding tRNA adenosine deaminase-associated protein: MSYFAAAVVRDDSGWTAAEVSLRGATDIDEVADRLRDVDQEADVSLLFVEADDAYLVILRLDEGEDLRVFGSDSAYAEESQLGALLVGDLKTSVTGLDDVDEPRPAASGDEESEQPVVDPEADPVGDADLLANLGISAQRLLTLCSHEGMMPADVTAEICLVLGCVDQVEELREV, translated from the coding sequence GTGTCGTACTTCGCTGCGGCCGTTGTGCGCGACGACAGTGGCTGGACCGCCGCCGAGGTCAGCCTGCGTGGCGCCACCGACATCGACGAGGTCGCCGACCGGCTGCGCGATGTCGACCAGGAGGCCGACGTGTCGCTGCTCTTCGTCGAGGCGGATGACGCGTACCTGGTGATCCTGCGCCTCGACGAGGGCGAGGACCTGCGGGTGTTCGGGTCGGATTCCGCGTACGCCGAGGAGTCTCAGCTGGGTGCGCTGCTGGTCGGCGACCTGAAGACCTCGGTCACCGGGCTCGACGACGTCGACGAGCCACGCCCGGCGGCCAGTGGCGACGAGGAGAGTGAGCAGCCCGTCGTCGACCCGGAGGCCGATCCGGTGGGCGACGCCGACCTGCTGGCCAACCTGGGCATCTCCGCGCAGAGGCTGCTGACCCTGTGCTCGCACGAGGGGATGATGCCGGCCGACGTCACCGCCGAGATCTGCCTGGTGCTCGGCTGTGTCGACCAGGTCGAGGAGTTGCGTGAGGTCTGA
- a CDS encoding M23 family metallopeptidase, with product MPSPTIRRARPAYPILLLLAPVLAAGCATTRPGVPPDGGAPTTPAVWATGDQPGATPTATGPAAPAPSSAGPSATAPRVGLRHVFPVRADDVAYHPTHGAYPATDLFADCGEPFVAVTDGTVLEASRTDRYDKRGPQGPDNGGLSVALLGDDGVRYYGSHLSVVATGIDAGVRVRAGQQLGKVGRTGNANNVCHVHFGISPPCTGKDGWWIRRGVLWPARYLDSWRRGGNREPAAEVTAWQRKHGCPKAP from the coding sequence ATGCCCTCGCCGACGATCCGCCGCGCGCGTCCGGCGTACCCGATCCTGCTGCTGCTCGCCCCGGTGCTGGCCGCCGGCTGCGCGACCACCCGGCCGGGGGTGCCACCGGACGGCGGCGCGCCGACGACGCCGGCGGTCTGGGCCACCGGCGACCAGCCGGGGGCGACGCCAACGGCGACCGGCCCGGCCGCCCCGGCGCCGTCCTCGGCCGGGCCGTCGGCGACGGCACCCCGCGTCGGGCTGCGGCACGTCTTCCCGGTACGCGCCGACGACGTCGCCTATCACCCGACGCATGGGGCGTACCCGGCGACGGACCTCTTCGCCGACTGTGGTGAGCCGTTCGTGGCGGTGACCGACGGGACGGTGCTGGAGGCGAGTCGCACCGACCGGTACGACAAGCGCGGGCCGCAGGGTCCGGACAACGGGGGCCTGTCGGTCGCCCTGCTCGGCGACGACGGGGTGCGCTACTACGGCTCGCACCTGAGCGTCGTGGCCACCGGCATCGACGCCGGGGTCCGGGTCCGTGCCGGGCAGCAGCTCGGCAAGGTGGGCCGCACCGGCAACGCGAACAACGTCTGCCACGTGCACTTCGGCATCTCGCCGCCGTGTACCGGCAAGGACGGCTGGTGGATCCGGCGTGGGGTCCTGTGGCCGGCGCGCTACCTGGACTCCTGGCGGCGCGGTGGCAATCGCGAGCCGGCCGCCGAGGTGACCGCGTGGCAGCGCAAACACGGCTGTCCGAAGGCTCCCTGA
- a CDS encoding PHP domain-containing protein encodes MKARDPIADLRRIAFLLERANEATYRVRAFRSAAKALAGLPAAEVAERAGNGTLTELAGVGDVTARCVAESLAGEEPVYLRRLVATEGSDLDAEATALRTALRGDCHTHSDWSDGGSPIEEMALAAVEMGHEYLVLTDHSPRLKVARGLTADRLRSQLDHVAKVNAALPEGFRILTGIEVDILADGSLDQDEELLARLDVVVGSVHSGLNDERAKMTRRMLTAVANPHLDILGHCTGRMVSSRPAGVTGPGDRAHRVRTRAESDFDADAVFAACAEHDTAVEINSRPERQDPPKRLIRRALEAGCRFAINTDAHAPGQLDWQRFGCERAARCGVPADRVVNTWSAEQLVAWTGERS; translated from the coding sequence ATGAAGGCCCGGGACCCCATCGCCGACCTGCGCCGGATCGCTTTCCTGCTGGAGCGGGCGAACGAGGCCACCTACCGGGTGCGGGCCTTCCGGTCGGCGGCGAAGGCGCTGGCCGGCCTGCCGGCGGCCGAGGTGGCCGAGCGGGCCGGCAACGGCACGCTCACCGAACTGGCCGGGGTCGGTGACGTCACGGCCCGCTGCGTGGCGGAGTCGCTGGCCGGCGAGGAGCCGGTCTACCTACGCCGGCTGGTGGCGACCGAGGGCAGTGACCTGGACGCCGAGGCGACGGCGCTGCGCACCGCCCTGCGCGGCGACTGTCACACCCACTCGGACTGGTCCGACGGCGGCTCGCCGATCGAGGAGATGGCGCTGGCCGCGGTCGAGATGGGCCACGAGTACCTGGTGCTGACCGACCACTCGCCCCGGCTGAAGGTGGCCCGCGGGCTGACTGCCGACCGGCTGCGCAGCCAGCTCGACCATGTGGCGAAGGTCAACGCGGCGCTGCCGGAGGGTTTTCGGATCCTGACCGGGATCGAGGTGGACATCCTCGCCGACGGCTCGCTGGACCAGGACGAGGAGCTGCTGGCCCGGCTGGACGTGGTGGTCGGCTCGGTGCACAGCGGCCTGAACGACGAGCGGGCGAAGATGACCCGGCGGATGCTGACCGCGGTCGCCAACCCGCACCTGGACATCCTCGGGCACTGCACCGGCCGGATGGTGTCGTCCCGCCCCGCCGGGGTGACCGGTCCCGGCGACCGGGCGCACCGGGTTCGGACCAGGGCGGAGAGCGACTTCGACGCGGACGCGGTCTTCGCCGCCTGCGCGGAGCACGACACCGCCGTCGAGATCAACTCCCGACCGGAGCGGCAGGACCCACCGAAGCGGCTGATCCGCCGTGCCCTGGAGGCCGGCTGCCGGTTCGCGATCAACACGGACGCGCACGCGCCGGGCCAGCTCGACTGGCAGCGGTTCGGCTGCGAGCGGGCCGCCCGCTGCGGCGTCCCTGCCGACCGGGTGGTCAACACCTGGTCGGCGGAACAACTCGTGGCCTGGACCGGCGAGCGGTCCTGA
- a CDS encoding DUF885 domain-containing protein — protein MGRIDELANRYVAEWAPLSPTGATYVGIAGHDDQLDDLSPEGYQARADLTRRTLTELDVTEPATEAERTAKEAMQERLGLDLARYDAGEATSEVNVIASGLHDIRMVFDLMPTATADEQANIAARLNGFPSALEGYKTTLREAVAAGQVSSKVQLIEVAKQCDIWVDPTGDNFFHGLIERLGVDGTLGAELRRGAAAATAATAEFGQFLRSELAPHGRDKQAAGRERYELASQYFLGAKIDLDETYAWGFAELARLEAEMRVVAGRIAGSGASVDDAVRALDADPARTIQGKEAFRDWMQALADKAISELHATHFDIPEQVRRIECCLAPTSDGAIYYTGPSEDFSRPGRMWWAVPQGITDFSTWREVTTVYHEGVPGHHLQVAQTAVRADLLNRWQRLLCWVSGHGEGWALYSERLMDELGYLEDPGDKLGMLDGQAMRAARVIVDIGMHLELEIPKDNPFGFHPGERWTPELGWEFMRAHCRVPDENLRFELNRYLGWPGQAPSYKVGERIWLQAREDAKARKGADFDLREFHRQALDLGALGLDPLRQALARL, from the coding sequence GTGGGACGAATTGATGAACTCGCCAACCGTTACGTGGCCGAGTGGGCGCCGTTGAGCCCAACCGGCGCGACCTATGTCGGCATCGCCGGCCACGACGACCAACTCGACGACCTGTCACCCGAGGGCTACCAGGCGCGCGCGGACCTGACCCGCCGGACGCTCACCGAGCTCGACGTGACCGAGCCGGCCACCGAGGCGGAGCGCACCGCCAAGGAGGCCATGCAGGAACGGCTCGGCCTGGACCTGGCCCGGTACGACGCTGGCGAGGCGACCAGCGAGGTCAACGTGATCGCCAGCGGGCTGCACGACATCCGCATGGTGTTCGACCTGATGCCAACCGCGACGGCCGACGAGCAGGCCAACATCGCGGCCCGACTCAACGGCTTCCCCAGCGCGTTGGAGGGCTACAAGACCACGCTGCGCGAGGCGGTCGCCGCCGGCCAGGTCAGCTCGAAGGTGCAGCTGATCGAGGTGGCGAAGCAGTGCGACATCTGGGTCGACCCCACCGGGGACAACTTCTTCCACGGGCTGATCGAGCGGCTGGGCGTGGACGGCACGCTCGGCGCGGAGCTACGCCGGGGCGCGGCGGCGGCCACCGCGGCGACCGCGGAGTTCGGCCAGTTCCTCCGTAGCGAGTTGGCCCCGCACGGGCGGGACAAGCAGGCCGCCGGCCGGGAGCGCTACGAACTCGCCTCGCAGTACTTCCTCGGCGCGAAGATCGACCTGGACGAGACGTACGCCTGGGGCTTCGCGGAGCTGGCCCGCCTGGAGGCGGAGATGCGCGTCGTCGCCGGGCGCATCGCGGGTTCCGGTGCCAGCGTCGACGACGCCGTACGCGCCCTGGACGCCGACCCGGCGCGGACCATCCAGGGCAAGGAGGCATTCCGGGACTGGATGCAGGCGCTCGCCGACAAGGCGATCAGCGAGCTGCACGCCACCCACTTCGACATCCCGGAGCAGGTCCGCCGGATCGAGTGCTGCCTCGCCCCGACCAGCGACGGCGCCATCTACTACACCGGGCCGAGCGAGGACTTCTCCCGCCCGGGCCGGATGTGGTGGGCGGTGCCCCAGGGCATCACCGACTTCTCCACCTGGCGGGAGGTGACCACGGTCTACCACGAGGGCGTGCCGGGTCACCACCTTCAGGTGGCGCAGACCGCGGTCCGGGCCGACCTGCTCAACCGCTGGCAGCGGCTGCTCTGCTGGGTCTCCGGGCACGGCGAGGGCTGGGCGCTCTACTCGGAGCGGCTGATGGACGAGCTGGGCTACCTGGAAGACCCGGGCGACAAGCTGGGCATGCTCGACGGCCAGGCGATGCGCGCGGCGCGGGTGATCGTCGACATCGGCATGCACCTGGAGCTGGAGATCCCGAAGGACAACCCGTTCGGCTTCCACCCCGGCGAGCGGTGGACGCCCGAGCTGGGCTGGGAGTTCATGCGGGCGCACTGCCGGGTGCCGGACGAGAACCTGCGGTTCGAGCTGAACCGCTACCTGGGTTGGCCGGGGCAGGCCCCGTCGTACAAGGTCGGTGAGCGGATCTGGCTCCAGGCCCGCGAGGACGCCAAGGCCCGCAAGGGCGCCGACTTCGACCTGCGGGAGTTCCACCGGCAGGCGTTGGATCTGGGTGCGCTGGGCCTCGACCCGCTGCGCCAGGCGCTGGCCCGGCTCTGA
- a CDS encoding DUF6114 domain-containing protein produces MTTANPSHARPGGTAQVWRTFRRWQRSRPFWGGLLTALAGVEMFASTRMTLNGLSFSSGATGLLSLLIPAILVTCGLLLWLSPAQRLFYSVVAAVTAVYSLIGLNLGGFFVGLLLGMVGSALAFAWTPIRPAPSAAELSDAEQAGAEQADEDQPHAEQHGTEQHGTEPDGAEQAGTDQAGVERVDTERIESEPSGAVAERVGHPAGDATDAGAPPEWPGRSADPRAFGVALVVLGLAAAGLATQPRAVQAAPNRPTVTACPTPPRVVTPTPSPSAPTSTPTASPSPTRSGNVITDILDGIGDLLTGGRRKETATPSASPTATPSAQPTSTPTPRPGSAACPSPTRPGSPGTAAPGKAEPGKPLPRIAADPTLPKVAQMPSKLTGSKVTMTGLRFDGTTELQTEKGNLKVLKFSMREAVTDDFLLRADGPDGRNQLYKTDRLTVRGDVAFYSTRFVGRLLGIKITLTPDLPLPDGIPVTLPISITFTDPVMDLAYVTSDTLTARPSLALTLG; encoded by the coding sequence GTGACAACCGCCAACCCGTCCCACGCCCGGCCCGGCGGTACGGCCCAGGTGTGGCGGACCTTCCGCCGCTGGCAGCGGAGCCGACCGTTCTGGGGTGGCCTCCTCACCGCCCTGGCCGGGGTGGAGATGTTCGCCTCCACCCGGATGACGCTCAACGGCCTGAGCTTCTCCAGTGGAGCTACCGGCCTGCTCTCGCTGCTGATCCCGGCAATCCTGGTGACCTGCGGCCTGCTGCTCTGGCTCAGCCCGGCACAGCGGCTGTTCTACTCGGTTGTCGCGGCGGTCACCGCGGTCTACTCGCTGATCGGGCTCAACCTCGGCGGCTTCTTCGTCGGCCTGCTGCTCGGCATGGTGGGCAGCGCGCTCGCCTTCGCCTGGACGCCGATCCGACCCGCGCCGAGCGCCGCTGAACTGTCCGACGCAGAGCAGGCTGGCGCGGAGCAGGCCGATGAGGATCAGCCCCACGCGGAGCAGCACGGAACCGAACAGCACGGAACCGAGCCGGACGGAGCCGAGCAGGCCGGAACCGACCAGGCCGGCGTCGAGCGGGTCGACACGGAGCGGATCGAATCGGAGCCGTCCGGCGCGGTCGCCGAACGGGTGGGTCACCCGGCGGGCGACGCGACCGACGCGGGCGCACCGCCCGAGTGGCCGGGACGTTCCGCTGATCCGCGGGCGTTCGGAGTCGCCCTGGTGGTGCTCGGCCTCGCCGCGGCCGGACTGGCCACCCAGCCCCGGGCGGTGCAGGCCGCCCCGAACCGGCCCACCGTGACCGCCTGTCCGACCCCGCCCCGGGTCGTCACTCCGACTCCCAGTCCCAGTGCGCCCACCTCGACGCCGACGGCGAGCCCGAGCCCGACGCGGAGCGGCAACGTGATCACCGACATTTTGGACGGGATCGGTGACCTGCTCACCGGTGGCCGCCGCAAGGAGACCGCGACGCCGTCGGCGAGCCCTACCGCCACGCCCTCGGCGCAGCCGACCAGCACTCCGACGCCCCGCCCCGGATCCGCCGCCTGCCCGTCCCCGACGCGGCCGGGCAGTCCGGGCACGGCGGCACCGGGCAAGGCGGAGCCGGGCAAGCCGTTGCCGCGCATTGCCGCCGACCCGACCCTGCCGAAGGTGGCCCAGATGCCGTCCAAGCTCACCGGCTCCAAGGTCACCATGACCGGGCTGCGGTTCGACGGGACCACCGAGCTGCAGACCGAGAAGGGCAACCTCAAGGTGCTGAAGTTCAGCATGCGGGAGGCGGTGACCGACGACTTCCTGCTCCGCGCGGACGGCCCCGACGGGCGCAACCAGCTGTACAAGACCGACCGGCTGACCGTCCGTGGTGACGTGGCCTTCTACTCCACCCGGTTCGTCGGCCGGCTGCTCGGCATCAAGATCACTCTGACTCCGGACCTGCCGTTGCCGGACGGCATCCCGGTCACCCTGCCGATCTCGATCACGTTCACCGACCCCGTCATGGACCTGGCGTACGTCACCAGCGACACGCTGACCGCCCGGCCGTCGTTGGCACTGACCCTCGGCTGA
- a CDS encoding DUF6230 family protein, with protein sequence MQDRFDNQGRTRWRRFAAMAVPATAAVGAILFGMSTGAIASDVTVSGQTFKIGADRLEGDGFKQYGGIVREKGEDGKVHPMALAEISSAELYSLCQSVRSDLPGLPVVLTINAGEGKEPARAKDLLIAMDSLDGNATFTNIKIGRDATDLNATAQKGSFGQNSDHVTITNLQQVSRYTTAATFNLVGLRLKVNVGDDAKGKECF encoded by the coding sequence GTGCAGGATCGGTTTGACAATCAGGGTCGTACCCGGTGGCGTCGGTTCGCCGCCATGGCGGTGCCCGCCACCGCCGCCGTCGGCGCCATCCTGTTCGGCATGTCGACCGGAGCCATCGCGTCCGACGTCACCGTGTCCGGGCAGACGTTCAAGATCGGCGCGGACCGCCTTGAGGGCGACGGCTTCAAGCAGTACGGCGGCATCGTCCGGGAGAAGGGCGAGGACGGCAAGGTCCACCCGATGGCCCTCGCCGAGATCAGCAGCGCCGAGCTGTACAGCCTCTGCCAGTCCGTCCGCTCCGACCTGCCCGGCCTGCCGGTGGTGCTCACCATCAACGCCGGTGAGGGCAAGGAGCCCGCCCGGGCCAAGGACCTGCTGATCGCGATGGACTCGCTCGACGGTAACGCGACGTTCACCAACATCAAGATTGGCCGGGACGCGACCGACCTGAACGCGACGGCGCAGAAGGGTTCGTTCGGCCAGAACTCCGACCACGTCACCATCACCAACCTCCAGCAGGTGTCCCGGTACACCACGGCGGCCACCTTCAACCTCGTCGGCCTCCGGTTGAAGGTCAACGTGGGCGACGACGCCAAGGGCAAGGAGTGCTTCTGA
- a CDS encoding class I SAM-dependent methyltransferase, whose protein sequence is MNLNDVRRDWTKLGTEDPLWAVLVQPGKRGGRWDVEEFLATGRADVEETAGWLSELGLPTRWERALDFGCGAGRLSQGLAPHADEVVGVDIAPSMLETARRLDRSAGNIRFVLNDAPDLSQFPDGHFDLVYSALVLQHLPRPVIDRYLAEFLRVLRPGGIAVVGLPTEPARTAKGLIWQVVPFRLISWAQRRLLNYPAPMSMTAVPHADMVRLVAANGGDIVGQRPDLPYTEDWVCTRYAVRRA, encoded by the coding sequence GTGAATCTGAACGACGTGCGGCGCGACTGGACCAAGCTGGGCACCGAGGATCCGCTCTGGGCCGTCCTCGTTCAGCCCGGCAAACGCGGCGGACGGTGGGACGTCGAGGAGTTCCTGGCCACCGGCCGCGCCGACGTCGAGGAGACGGCTGGCTGGCTGAGCGAACTCGGCCTGCCGACCCGCTGGGAGCGGGCGCTGGACTTCGGCTGCGGCGCCGGGCGGCTGTCGCAGGGGCTCGCCCCGCACGCCGACGAGGTGGTCGGCGTCGACATCGCTCCGTCCATGCTGGAAACCGCCCGCCGACTGGACCGGAGCGCCGGAAACATCCGGTTCGTCCTCAACGACGCGCCGGACCTGAGCCAGTTTCCCGACGGTCACTTCGACCTGGTCTACAGCGCCCTGGTGTTGCAGCACCTGCCCCGCCCGGTGATCGACCGCTACCTGGCCGAGTTCCTGCGGGTCCTGCGGCCCGGCGGCATCGCGGTCGTGGGGTTGCCGACCGAGCCGGCGCGTACGGCCAAGGGCCTCATCTGGCAGGTCGTGCCGTTCCGCCTGATCAGCTGGGCACAGCGCCGACTGCTCAACTATCCGGCGCCGATGAGCATGACGGCCGTGCCGCACGCCGACATGGTCCGGCTGGTGGCCGCAAACGGCGGGGACATCGTCGGGCAGCGGCCCGATCTGCCGTACACCGAGGACTGGGTGTGCACCCGTTACGCGGTGCGGCGCGCCTAG
- a CDS encoding DUF3068 domain-containing protein gives MRPTSGAILVAAGTFLIVGAVATPLIVAPALVKVPLDQSSVTVSEARNATVLDFSTLSERSGANLTAHRAVRGDVEDGNADRAVFNVGVRVIDDAGKEITVSTDRVALDRRTAEAVACCAEDINGAHFKHEGLTYTFPFGTEKKTYQYFDNTARKAYPAKYVSTEKLQGLTVYKFEMTVEPVQISEIQVPGNLLGSTEPTVSAGRFYANTRTLWVEPDSGVIVKGQEKQLQTLRDGAGADKIKIIDADLAFTEDTQKQQAKAAKDARDQINLLTTVVPILLGLLGLALVMLGLFIVIRATRRGPDEAPAATDDRPTTDLPSQASSEPVGEPTVPAGGRHAVERSEP, from the coding sequence ATGCGACCTACGTCGGGTGCCATCTTGGTGGCGGCAGGCACGTTCCTGATCGTCGGGGCCGTGGCGACGCCGCTGATCGTCGCGCCCGCTCTCGTCAAGGTGCCCCTTGACCAGAGTTCGGTAACGGTTTCGGAGGCTCGGAACGCGACTGTCCTTGACTTCAGCACCCTGTCGGAGCGGAGCGGCGCCAACCTGACCGCCCACCGCGCCGTACGAGGCGATGTCGAGGACGGCAACGCCGACCGGGCGGTCTTCAACGTCGGCGTCCGAGTGATCGACGACGCCGGCAAGGAGATCACGGTCAGTACGGACCGGGTTGCCCTCGACCGGCGGACCGCGGAGGCGGTCGCCTGCTGTGCCGAGGACATCAACGGCGCGCACTTCAAGCACGAGGGCCTGACCTACACCTTCCCGTTCGGCACCGAGAAGAAGACCTACCAGTACTTCGACAACACCGCTCGGAAGGCGTACCCCGCCAAGTACGTGAGCACCGAGAAGCTGCAGGGGTTGACCGTCTACAAGTTCGAGATGACGGTCGAGCCGGTCCAGATCAGCGAGATCCAGGTCCCGGGCAACCTGCTCGGATCGACGGAGCCCACGGTGAGCGCGGGCCGCTTCTACGCCAATACCCGCACCCTGTGGGTGGAACCCGACAGTGGCGTGATCGTCAAGGGCCAGGAGAAGCAGCTGCAGACCCTCCGCGACGGGGCTGGCGCGGACAAGATCAAGATCATCGACGCTGACCTCGCCTTCACCGAGGACACCCAGAAGCAGCAGGCCAAGGCTGCCAAGGACGCGCGTGATCAGATCAACCTGCTGACCACGGTGGTGCCGATCCTGCTTGGTCTCCTCGGCCTCGCCCTGGTGATGCTCGGTCTGTTCATCGTCATCCGCGCGACTCGCCGCGGGCCCGACGAGGCACCGGCGGCGACCGACGACCGACCGACGACCGACCTGCCGTCGCAGGCGTCCTCGGAGCCGGTCGGGGAGCCCACGGTGCCGGCTGGCGGGCGCCACGCTGTGGAGCGCAGCGAGCCGTAA
- a CDS encoding acyltransferase family protein, producing MVVHHVSFLSGLTNSFARLGGLLARLDVGVALFFALSGFLLYRPFALAAIHSQSHPPVRRYLWHRALRILPGYWAMAVVALTWLNIDYLKSLWDWAIPLLLAQIYQPLRLPVGMEQTWSLATEATFYLALPVIAVLGRRMGGRTPLGRARRHLALGAVLVFVGLTWNAYAHGPDSPLPGLAVLWLPAFLDWFGIGIMLAVLASWPSSTISSPFLPGLGGSRPGRGDEDLWSATPRGLRVFTFAPGTSWLIAGALLWIASTPIAGPRGVEPAKPIESVTEHLVFLLVAWFVIAPLVGPGSGGVPRALLGRPVIRFLGRISYGIFLWHLLALEVCFRLLGFTRMHSSFWVLLVLTLALTIPVATASYFLIERPTQRVRRFMERRGTERGPRVVPGSRVGSPAQVPALQAATAGPAEHPALPRRLVLPTDPPETQQQSGDRDEEQAGRDRDE from the coding sequence GTGGTTGTCCACCACGTCTCCTTTCTCAGTGGGCTGACCAACTCGTTCGCCCGCCTCGGAGGTCTGCTGGCCAGGCTGGATGTGGGGGTGGCACTCTTCTTCGCGCTGTCCGGCTTCCTCCTCTACCGACCATTCGCACTCGCCGCCATTCATTCGCAGTCACACCCGCCAGTTCGGAGATACCTCTGGCATCGTGCGTTGCGCATTTTGCCCGGGTACTGGGCAATGGCGGTTGTCGCACTGACCTGGCTCAACATCGATTACCTCAAGTCACTCTGGGACTGGGCAATCCCCCTCCTGTTGGCACAGATTTATCAGCCATTGCGACTGCCGGTCGGGATGGAGCAGACCTGGAGCCTGGCTACGGAGGCGACTTTCTACCTGGCGCTGCCGGTGATAGCGGTGCTCGGCCGCCGGATGGGCGGTCGTACCCCGCTCGGACGAGCCCGACGCCACCTGGCACTCGGTGCTGTACTCGTCTTTGTCGGCCTCACCTGGAATGCGTACGCGCACGGTCCCGACTCGCCACTACCGGGACTCGCGGTGCTCTGGCTGCCCGCCTTTCTGGACTGGTTCGGCATCGGCATCATGCTGGCCGTGCTCGCCTCGTGGCCCTCCAGCACGATTTCGTCCCCGTTCCTCCCGGGCCTGGGCGGAAGCCGGCCCGGGCGGGGCGACGAGGACCTGTGGTCTGCCACGCCGCGCGGGCTGCGCGTCTTCACGTTCGCCCCCGGGACGTCGTGGCTCATCGCCGGCGCGCTGCTCTGGATCGCCAGTACCCCGATCGCCGGCCCTCGCGGGGTCGAGCCCGCCAAGCCGATCGAGTCGGTCACCGAACATCTGGTGTTCCTGCTCGTCGCCTGGTTCGTGATCGCCCCCCTCGTCGGCCCGGGGTCGGGCGGGGTACCGCGCGCGCTCCTCGGCCGTCCGGTGATCAGATTCCTCGGCCGGATCTCCTACGGCATCTTCCTGTGGCACCTCCTCGCGCTCGAGGTCTGCTTCCGCCTGCTCGGATTCACCCGGATGCACAGTTCGTTCTGGGTGCTCCTCGTGCTCACCCTGGCCCTCACCATCCCGGTCGCGACGGCCAGCTACTTCCTCATCGAGCGGCCGACGCAACGAGTGCGGCGGTTCATGGAGAGACGGGGCACCGAACGTGGGCCCAGGGTCGTGCCCGGGTCCCGGGTCGGGTCGCCGGCGCAGGTGCCAGCGCTGCAGGCCGCGACCGCGGGCCCGGCCGAACACCCGGCCCTCCCGAGGCGACTCGTACTTCCCACGGACCCGCCGGAAACGCAGCAGCAGAGCGGCGATCGCGACGAGGAGCAGGCCGGTCGGGATCGCGACGAGTAG